Proteins from a genomic interval of Acidimicrobiia bacterium:
- the metG gene encoding methionine--tRNA ligase: MSDRFFVTTPIYYVNDAPHIGHAYTTTIADSLARWNRLLGKEVFFLTGTDEHGLKVQRSAEEAGVTPQEQADHNSARFREVWDSLGISYDDFIRTSEPRHHKAVQALMQAAYDNGYIEKGLYEGLYCVACEAYYDDDDLVDGNCPIHNRPVEFFSEENYFFKLSAFQERLEEWLTSSQNAVIPDGKRAEALGLVRQGLRDVSVTRTSIDWGIPVPWASGHVFYVWYDALINYATAVGYGDDDEKFAKWWPHTLHLLAKDILRFHCVYWPAMLMAAGIEPLPHFAVHGFLLLGGEKLSKTVHGPARLTDIAPSRLVEEFGVDGFRYHLLRDTPFGPDGDFSHERMVARYNADLANNLGNLLSRVTKVVQTKCQGVGPAPDPASPLAAVVAAAYVDAERAWANVAPSVALEATWRIVHETNAYLEANEPWKAEPGPEVEAVLGNALEALRVVAIMATPAIPTTSAAIWQRIGLTGTPEMQTLPAAATWGQYPGGLTLQTGDGLFPRIKPNE, from the coding sequence GTGTCAGATCGTTTCTTTGTTACTACGCCGATTTATTACGTTAACGATGCCCCTCACATCGGTCATGCTTACACCACCACCATTGCCGATTCGTTGGCGCGTTGGAACCGTCTTTTAGGCAAAGAGGTCTTTTTCTTAACCGGTACCGATGAGCACGGCCTAAAGGTGCAGCGCTCCGCCGAAGAAGCTGGTGTCACACCGCAGGAACAAGCTGACCACAACTCAGCTCGTTTTCGTGAGGTTTGGGATTCGCTAGGTATCAGCTATGACGATTTCATTCGGACCAGCGAGCCACGCCACCATAAGGCCGTCCAGGCGCTAATGCAGGCCGCCTACGACAATGGCTACATCGAAAAAGGTTTGTACGAAGGCCTTTATTGTGTGGCTTGTGAGGCCTACTACGACGATGACGACCTAGTCGATGGCAATTGCCCCATCCACAACCGGCCCGTCGAATTCTTTAGCGAGGAGAACTATTTCTTCAAGCTCTCGGCCTTCCAAGAACGCTTAGAAGAATGGCTCACCTCGTCTCAAAACGCTGTGATTCCCGATGGGAAACGAGCCGAAGCCTTGGGCTTGGTGCGACAAGGGCTGCGCGACGTTTCGGTAACACGTACTTCTATTGATTGGGGCATTCCGGTGCCTTGGGCTTCAGGCCACGTGTTCTATGTGTGGTATGACGCGCTTATCAACTATGCCACCGCCGTTGGTTACGGCGACGACGACGAGAAATTTGCGAAATGGTGGCCGCACACACTCCACCTCTTGGCCAAAGATATCTTGCGATTCCACTGTGTTTATTGGCCCGCCATGTTGATGGCGGCTGGGATTGAACCACTCCCACACTTTGCGGTTCACGGTTTCTTGCTTTTGGGTGGCGAGAAGCTTTCCAAAACTGTGCATGGACCGGCACGTTTAACCGACATAGCTCCTTCTCGTTTGGTGGAAGAGTTCGGTGTTGACGGTTTTCGCTATCACCTCTTACGCGATACGCCTTTTGGACCTGACGGAGATTTCTCTCATGAACGCATGGTGGCCCGATACAACGCCGATCTGGCCAACAACCTAGGAAACCTGTTGTCCAGGGTCACCAAAGTGGTGCAAACCAAATGCCAAGGTGTGGGCCCAGCCCCCGACCCGGCAAGTCCTTTAGCCGCAGTGGTGGCCGCGGCTTACGTTGACGCTGAACGTGCTTGGGCGAACGTTGCGCCGTCGGTAGCGCTAGAAGCAACGTGGCGCATTGTGCACGAAACCAATGCCTACCTAGAAGCCAACGAACCTTGGAAAGCCGAACCCGGACCCGAGGTGGAAGCCGTATTGGGTAATGCGCTCGAAGCGCTTCGGGTAGTGGCCATCATGGCAACTCCGGCAATTCCAACAACTTCGGCTGCTATTTGGCAACGCATTGGCTTAACCGGCACGCCCGAGATGCAAACACTGCCAGCAGCAGCAACCTGGGGTCAGTATCCCGGAGGTCTTACATTACAAACCGGTGACGGTCTCTTCCCCCGTATCAAACCAAACGAGTAG
- the murJ gene encoding murein biosynthesis integral membrane protein MurJ — protein MAEAANPTASGGTTESGPSRSALVRSSAVVAVGTSLSRITGLLRVVALLYALGQTRLTDAFTIANTLPNLTYELLLGGILSATLVPVFTERTEEEDGGTSAVISVTAAALVVVTAIGIIAAPWVINIFAGFISNPEPGEVEAYRQVGTTLLRFLMPQVLFYGLITVITALLHSRRSFAAPAYAPVFNNLVVSGLLFALPTVVGHSMKGEGALFEAVTNGRVTLILGAGATVGVAAMALSLLPSLARQSVPIRLNLDWRHPAVTTVLRLSGWTVGYVAANQVALYIVLGLATAQIGGDVTAYNVAFTFFQLPHGLFAVSIMTTFMPELTIAAQRQDAEAFRERFNLGLRLMALVILPASAGYTALAPQIVALLPLGDTSAATTAKVLAAFSVGLIGFSVYLYGLRAFYARKDTKRPFYLNLVENGLNVVLAIPLVALAGVAGLAGAYSLAYLIGGSLTLWTLSRRVGGLNLGEDAWPLLKMLAAAVACGVAAWLSAEMIGGTVLRQVVVAVPVGGAVYAIGLLLLGVEEVDSARQIVLGRFRSRRM, from the coding sequence ATGGCCGAGGCCGCTAATCCCACCGCATCGGGTGGCACAACAGAATCTGGGCCCAGCCGATCAGCTTTGGTGCGTTCTAGCGCCGTAGTGGCGGTAGGCACGTCGCTCTCGCGCATTACTGGTTTGTTGCGAGTCGTGGCGCTTCTTTATGCCTTAGGACAAACCCGGCTTACTGACGCCTTCACCATCGCCAACACTCTGCCTAATCTCACCTACGAACTGCTGCTTGGCGGAATTCTTTCGGCCACTTTGGTGCCGGTTTTCACCGAGCGCACCGAAGAAGAAGACGGTGGCACTTCGGCCGTGATCTCGGTGACAGCGGCTGCTTTGGTGGTGGTGACGGCTATCGGAATTATTGCCGCGCCGTGGGTCATAAATATTTTTGCTGGTTTCATTTCGAACCCTGAACCAGGCGAAGTAGAGGCCTATCGCCAGGTGGGTACCACCTTGTTGCGCTTCCTCATGCCACAGGTGCTGTTCTACGGACTTATAACCGTAATTACGGCATTGTTGCACTCTCGACGCTCTTTCGCGGCCCCCGCCTATGCCCCGGTTTTCAACAACCTGGTTGTTTCAGGATTGTTGTTCGCTTTGCCCACCGTTGTGGGCCACAGCATGAAGGGTGAAGGTGCCTTATTCGAGGCCGTGACCAACGGCCGCGTAACACTAATTCTGGGTGCTGGGGCCACCGTCGGGGTAGCAGCAATGGCGCTATCGCTGTTGCCCTCGCTGGCCCGCCAGAGCGTGCCCATTCGACTCAACCTTGATTGGCGGCACCCGGCAGTAACAACCGTGCTTCGCCTTTCGGGCTGGACGGTGGGCTATGTTGCTGCCAACCAAGTTGCCCTATACATCGTGTTGGGCTTGGCTACTGCCCAAATCGGGGGTGATGTAACCGCCTACAACGTGGCTTTCACGTTCTTTCAGCTTCCCCATGGGCTGTTCGCAGTTTCGATAATGACCACCTTTATGCCCGAGCTTACGATCGCAGCCCAACGCCAAGACGCCGAAGCGTTCCGCGAGCGTTTCAACCTGGGCTTGCGGTTGATGGCCCTGGTAATTTTGCCAGCCTCGGCTGGTTACACCGCCTTAGCACCTCAGATTGTGGCACTATTGCCCTTGGGTGACACCTCAGCGGCCACCACCGCCAAGGTGCTGGCTGCGTTTTCGGTTGGTCTCATCGGGTTTTCCGTTTACCTCTATGGTTTGCGTGCCTTTTATGCGCGTAAAGACACCAAACGTCCTTTCTACCTAAACCTGGTTGAAAATGGCCTGAACGTGGTACTGGCGATTCCTTTGGTGGCTTTGGCCGGGGTTGCGGGGCTGGCAGGTGCCTATTCGTTGGCTTATCTAATTGGTGGTTCGCTCACTCTTTGGACGCTAAGTCGCCGGGTGGGTGGATTGAACCTTGGTGAAGACGCCTGGCCCTTGTTGAAGATGCTGGCCGCGGCGGTTGCTTGTGGGGTTGCGGCCTGGCTGAGCGCTGAGATGATTGGTGGCACGGTGCTGCGGCAGGTCGTGGTGGCGGTGCCAGTTGGTGGTGCTGTTTATGCCATTGGTTTGCTGTTGCTAGGGGTAGAAGAAGTTGACAGCGCGCGCCAAATCGTCCTCGGTCGTTTCCGCTCTCGTCGAATGTGA
- the rsmI gene encoding 16S rRNA (cytidine(1402)-2'-O)-methyltransferase, whose protein sequence is MSDGRLVLVGTPIGNVGDMSPRAIEVLNAVDLIAAEDTRHSGRLFKTVGVAAKELQSLNEHNETERIPAFLERLSRGQKIALVSDAGMPGISDPGERLVAAVAQAGYTVEVVPGPTAAVTALVASGLDAGRFVFEGFLPRKGKVRAERLEALTTEERTIILYESPHRVAQTIADLVATFGPQRQVSISRELTKLYDETWRGTLGEAVEHLYSVAPRGEYVLVVAGALPKAPATSDEIDASLKSRLDAGLSKRDAANEVAKELKVSKREVYSRALSL, encoded by the coding sequence ATGAGTGATGGCCGTCTAGTTTTGGTCGGAACCCCGATTGGCAATGTGGGTGACATGAGCCCGCGAGCCATCGAGGTGCTGAACGCGGTGGATCTGATTGCCGCCGAAGACACCCGCCACAGTGGCCGACTGTTCAAAACCGTGGGTGTCGCTGCCAAAGAGCTGCAAAGCCTGAATGAGCACAACGAAACCGAACGTATCCCCGCATTTTTGGAGCGGCTTAGTAGAGGCCAAAAGATTGCCCTAGTGAGCGATGCTGGCATGCCAGGAATTTCTGACCCGGGCGAGAGGCTGGTGGCAGCGGTCGCTCAAGCCGGGTACACCGTTGAGGTGGTGCCAGGCCCAACCGCTGCGGTGACGGCGCTAGTCGCCAGTGGTTTAGACGCTGGTCGCTTTGTGTTTGAAGGGTTTTTACCCCGCAAAGGCAAGGTTCGCGCCGAGCGGCTGGAAGCTTTGACCACTGAAGAGCGCACGATAATTCTCTATGAATCTCCTCATCGGGTGGCGCAAACGATTGCCGATCTAGTGGCCACGTTTGGACCGCAGCGCCAAGTATCAATCTCCCGTGAACTGACCAAGCTTTATGACGAAACTTGGCGGGGCACATTGGGTGAGGCCGTGGAACACCTCTACAGCGTTGCGCCTCGTGGAGAATATGTATTGGTGGTAGCGGGCGCTCTTCCCAAAGCGCCCGCCACTTCAGATGAAATCGATGCATCTTTGAAGTCACGGCTAGACGCCGGGCTTTCCAAACGTGACGCTGCTAATGAGGTCGCCAAAGAGCTGAAGGTCTCGAAACGTGAGGTCTACAGTCGAGCTCTTTCGCTGTGA
- a CDS encoding DUF192 domain-containing protein: protein MSWLVRDEEVLSSLEVAQNFRARFKGLLGRRGIRGAIWIHPCRSVHTFGMRFSIDVAFLDADQVVIRVLQMRPNRLSRPYWKARSVVEAEAGTFASWELAVGDELEIRR, encoded by the coding sequence ATGTCTTGGCTGGTACGTGATGAAGAGGTTCTGTCGTCGCTCGAGGTCGCCCAAAATTTCCGCGCCCGTTTTAAAGGCTTGTTAGGCCGGCGAGGAATCCGCGGTGCTATTTGGATACATCCATGCCGTTCGGTCCACACCTTTGGTATGCGCTTTAGTATTGACGTCGCATTTCTCGATGCTGATCAGGTGGTGATTCGTGTACTGCAAATGCGGCCTAACCGCCTCTCCCGTCCCTATTGGAAAGCTCGCTCGGTGGTAGAGGCCGAAGCAGGAACCTTCGCCTCGTGGGAGCTAGCCGTAGGCGATGAGCTCGAGATTCGCCGATGA
- a CDS encoding helix-turn-helix domain-containing protein, translating to MAGYRIDEQMNAFGTHVRGWRMVLGLTAQQVSERAGITRDTLRKIESGDPGVGFGNVAQVLRALGLLDQTVHAIDPLESDIGRLRAGRLAKKRAR from the coding sequence ATGGCTGGCTACCGTATCGACGAGCAGATGAACGCCTTCGGCACGCATGTGCGGGGGTGGCGTATGGTCCTGGGTCTGACGGCGCAGCAGGTGTCCGAGCGAGCGGGCATCACCCGCGACACCCTCCGTAAGATTGAGTCCGGCGACCCAGGTGTGGGCTTTGGTAACGTAGCCCAGGTCTTGCGTGCTTTGGGCCTGCTCGACCAGACCGTCCACGCTATTGATCCGCTTGAGAGTGACATTGGTCGACTGCGGGCGGGTCGCCTAGCCAAGAAGCGTGCCCGATAA
- the ychF gene encoding redox-regulated ATPase YchF has protein sequence MERFGFVGLPNAGKSSLYNALAGGGALAAPYAFATTDPNVGVAKVFDDRLLALARMSNTKTIVHASVQFTDIGGLVEGASKGEGLGNRFLGGIRESDAIVYVLRAFSDPDVPGPADPLEHLRIVEIELTLADLETVENQIVKRRKAARADKSLVEEVEALEAALVVLEEGTPIYRSDLSAAHREALRPWFLLTNKPVLAVVNVDEEALDDVEEIVAPIRAELGDRAEVIGACVQLEAEAALLDAEERQEMLDAYGLGEGALPRFVRAAYHALGLRTFFTTGEKETRAWTFRAGSKAPQAAGVIHTDFERGFIRAEVIASDELLELGSWSKAREAGKLRVEGKDYEVQDGDVLEIRFNV, from the coding sequence ATGGAACGTTTCGGCTTTGTGGGTTTGCCCAACGCTGGTAAATCATCGCTATATAACGCTTTAGCTGGGGGTGGGGCGTTAGCAGCACCTTACGCTTTTGCCACTACCGATCCCAACGTGGGAGTAGCCAAAGTTTTTGATGATCGCCTTTTGGCGCTTGCCAGAATGAGCAATACCAAAACCATTGTGCATGCCAGTGTGCAGTTCACCGATATTGGCGGGTTGGTGGAAGGTGCTAGCAAAGGTGAGGGCTTAGGCAACCGTTTTCTAGGCGGAATCCGCGAGTCGGATGCCATTGTGTATGTGCTGCGAGCCTTCAGCGACCCCGATGTACCCGGGCCTGCCGATCCGCTTGAACATTTGCGGATTGTGGAAATTGAGCTGACCCTGGCCGACCTGGAAACGGTCGAGAACCAGATTGTGAAACGCCGTAAAGCTGCCCGTGCTGATAAGAGTTTGGTAGAAGAAGTAGAAGCGCTGGAAGCGGCCCTGGTGGTGTTAGAAGAAGGCACCCCGATCTATCGAAGTGATCTTTCGGCTGCCCACCGTGAAGCGTTACGACCGTGGTTTCTCTTGACCAATAAACCCGTGCTGGCGGTGGTGAATGTTGATGAGGAAGCCCTCGATGATGTTGAGGAGATTGTGGCACCGATCCGAGCCGAGTTGGGCGACCGCGCCGAAGTGATTGGGGCTTGCGTCCAGCTGGAAGCGGAAGCAGCGTTGCTTGACGCCGAAGAACGCCAAGAGATGCTTGATGCCTATGGTTTGGGCGAGGGTGCGTTGCCACGTTTTGTGCGGGCGGCATATCACGCCTTGGGTTTGCGTACCTTCTTTACTACCGGCGAAAAGGAGACCCGCGCCTGGACGTTCCGGGCAGGATCGAAAGCTCCGCAGGCGGCTGGGGTTATTCATACCGACTTTGAACGAGGTTTCATTCGGGCGGAAGTGATCGCTTCGGATGAACTTCTAGAGTTGGGTTCATGGTCTAAAGCCCGTGAAGCTGGCAAGCTTCGCGTGGAAGGCAAAGACTATGAGGTCCAAGACGGCGATGTGCTGGAGATCCGCTTTAACGTGTGA
- a CDS encoding BMP family ABC transporter substrate-binding protein: MRRHLKGVRLLIALLAIFGLVAAACSSDDDKSSNDNTSTTAGSGDSNGDDKADGSDIRVGMVYDVGGRGDLSFNDAAYAGLAKAEADFGIEAKDLEPKAGGEDRAELLRLLADEGYDYIVAVGFAFEDTVKDIAPDYPDTIFAVVDGAVEEPNVKSLLFAEEEGSFLVGAAAALTSETGHVGYIGGVELPLIQKFEAGFVAGAREVNPDIKIDVTYITQPPDFGGFNDPARASEIASSMFEDGADVIYHAAGGSGGGLFEAAYSLGDVWAIGVDSDQYLTVDAPQNERILTSMLKKVDVAVYAAIEAFVNGDHSGGTMVYSLEDGGVDYSTSGDFITDIIDQLEELKAKIVDGSITVPSTP, translated from the coding sequence GTGCGCAGACACCTAAAGGGAGTACGCCTGCTAATAGCGCTACTAGCCATTTTTGGTTTGGTAGCCGCGGCTTGTAGCAGTGACGACGACAAGTCGTCTAACGACAACACCAGCACTACCGCAGGCAGCGGCGATAGCAACGGCGACGACAAGGCCGACGGCTCCGACATTCGAGTAGGCATGGTCTACGACGTGGGCGGTCGTGGTGACCTCTCCTTCAACGACGCTGCCTATGCCGGGTTGGCGAAAGCCGAAGCCGACTTCGGGATCGAAGCTAAAGACCTCGAGCCGAAAGCAGGCGGCGAAGACCGCGCCGAGCTGCTGCGTCTACTGGCCGACGAGGGCTACGACTATATCGTGGCCGTTGGTTTCGCTTTCGAAGACACTGTCAAAGACATCGCACCGGATTACCCTGACACCATTTTCGCCGTAGTCGACGGTGCCGTCGAAGAGCCGAACGTAAAATCACTGCTCTTTGCGGAAGAGGAAGGCTCGTTCTTAGTGGGTGCCGCCGCTGCCCTCACCAGTGAAACCGGTCATGTGGGTTACATCGGTGGCGTTGAGTTGCCTCTGATTCAAAAGTTTGAAGCAGGATTCGTGGCCGGGGCCCGTGAGGTAAACCCCGACATCAAGATCGATGTTACCTACATCACCCAACCTCCAGATTTCGGTGGCTTCAACGACCCCGCTCGCGCCAGTGAAATTGCCAGCTCGATGTTTGAAGATGGTGCCGATGTGATCTACCACGCCGCTGGCGGTTCTGGCGGTGGACTTTTCGAAGCTGCATACAGCCTGGGCGATGTTTGGGCGATCGGCGTTGACTCTGACCAGTATCTAACGGTTGACGCTCCTCAGAACGAGCGCATCCTGACCTCGATGCTGAAGAAGGTCGACGTGGCGGTTTATGCCGCCATCGAGGCTTTTGTCAACGGTGACCACTCTGGTGGGACTATGGTTTACAGCCTTGAAGATGGCGGTGTGGACTATTCCACGTCAGGTGATTTCATTACCGATATCATCGATCAGCTAGAAGAGCTGAAAGCCAAAATTGTTGATGGCAGCATCACCGTACCGTCAACGCCCTAA
- a CDS encoding ABC transporter ATP-binding protein, with protein MSAATNAVELRGITKRFPGVIANNNVNLAVTPGEIHAVVGENGAGKSTLMKILYGMQAPDEGEIFVDGTAQRFRSPTDAIAAGIGMVHQHFMLADNFTVAENIILGDEPTRGPVLNLKAARQKIRQLAATYGFNLNPNALVETLGVGDRQRVEILKVLYRGARVLILDEPTAVLVPQEVTELFENLRVLVDEGVTVIFISHKLDEVLSIANTVTVIRAGTTVTSVPAASVNAHQLAELMVGAELPTPERGKSTVTEHQCLALNNIRVVAPDGRQLLKDVSMTVNSGEIVGIAGVEGNGQSELISAILGLEPIVGGDIVLEGESIAALSTRARRHRGIGYIPQDRHREGLLLEAPLWENAMLGHHHKEPFSKGWWINAAGAKERTENIVRTFDVRTPSVDVAAYALSGGNQQKLIVGREMSADPTLLIAAHPTRGIDVGAQAAIWEELRVARSQGLAVLLISADLEELLGLSDKLLVIYSGAIVAELDPAEVTPEILGSYMTGVRNERPAS; from the coding sequence GTGTCCGCAGCCACTAATGCTGTAGAGCTGCGGGGAATCACTAAACGCTTCCCCGGGGTTATTGCCAATAACAATGTCAACCTGGCTGTAACCCCAGGGGAGATACACGCCGTCGTCGGTGAAAACGGCGCTGGTAAATCAACCCTCATGAAAATCCTGTATGGCATGCAGGCCCCAGACGAGGGTGAAATATTTGTGGACGGCACCGCCCAACGATTCCGTTCACCAACCGATGCCATAGCAGCGGGCATTGGCATGGTCCATCAACACTTCATGTTGGCCGACAACTTCACCGTGGCCGAAAACATTATCTTGGGTGATGAACCCACCCGAGGACCGGTCTTAAACCTCAAAGCAGCCCGCCAAAAAATCCGTCAATTGGCAGCTACCTATGGTTTCAACTTGAACCCCAACGCCTTGGTAGAAACTCTGGGTGTAGGTGACCGTCAACGAGTAGAGATTTTGAAGGTTCTCTATCGCGGTGCCCGGGTGCTGATTTTGGATGAACCAACGGCCGTGTTGGTGCCCCAGGAAGTAACCGAACTTTTCGAGAACCTACGAGTTCTAGTCGATGAGGGCGTAACCGTCATCTTCATAAGCCACAAACTCGATGAGGTGCTCAGCATTGCTAATACCGTGACCGTGATTCGTGCGGGTACCACGGTCACCTCGGTGCCAGCAGCGTCTGTCAACGCCCACCAGCTGGCCGAATTGATGGTGGGGGCCGAGCTGCCGACCCCGGAACGAGGCAAAAGCACCGTTACCGAGCACCAGTGCCTCGCCCTTAATAACATTCGCGTGGTTGCCCCAGATGGCCGTCAGCTGCTCAAGGATGTGTCGATGACGGTGAACAGCGGTGAGATTGTGGGGATTGCCGGGGTTGAAGGCAACGGCCAAAGCGAGCTAATCAGCGCCATTTTGGGCTTGGAACCCATTGTGGGCGGCGACATCGTCTTAGAAGGAGAATCGATCGCCGCGCTTTCCACCCGGGCTCGCCGACATCGTGGTATTGGCTACATTCCGCAAGATCGCCATCGTGAAGGTCTGCTTCTAGAAGCACCGCTGTGGGAAAACGCCATGCTTGGGCACCACCACAAAGAACCATTTTCAAAGGGTTGGTGGATCAATGCGGCGGGGGCCAAAGAACGTACCGAGAACATCGTGCGCACCTTCGATGTGCGTACCCCGAGCGTTGATGTAGCCGCCTACGCGCTTTCCGGTGGTAACCAACAGAAACTGATTGTGGGTCGCGAAATGAGCGCTGACCCAACGTTACTGATAGCAGCACACCCCACCCGCGGCATTGATGTTGGCGCGCAGGCCGCGATCTGGGAAGAACTCCGGGTGGCACGCAGCCAAGGTCTAGCGGTGCTGCTTATCTCGGCTGATCTGGAAGAACTTTTGGGGCTATCCGACAAATTGTTGGTGATCTATAGCGGTGCCATTGTGGCCGAGCTGGACCCGGCCGAGGTCACGCCAGAAATTTTGGGTTCTTACATGACTGGCGTCAGAAACGAAAGACCAGCCTCATGA